One stretch of Diabrotica undecimpunctata isolate CICGRU chromosome 5, icDiaUnde3, whole genome shotgun sequence DNA includes these proteins:
- the LOC140442531 gene encoding uncharacterized protein: MVVKTTQFQRKDIHKVTWVSNDRITRNQIDHVLIDGRHSSNIISAHSLRGAESDSDHFLVRIKMRTWLKTRQPKQRQQGNRWGISRLDFPDNERQYQALTQNKLQTLEEEETSTPKLTIDQKWQNITNAIENAAAETIGKGRNNQKKNQWFDQEYKQSLHQKAINRLELLTRPTD, translated from the coding sequence ATGGTAGTAAAAACTACACAATTCCaaagaaaagatatacataaagtAACCTGGGTGTCAAATGACCGAATCACACGAAACCAGATAGACCATGTGCTTATCGATGGAAGACATTCTAGCAATATCATCAGCGCACACAGTCTGAGGGGAGCAGAAAGTGACTCTGACCACTTCCTGGTCAGAATAAAAATGAGAACATGGCTAAAGACGAGACAGCCAAAGCAACGCCAACAAGGAAACAGATGGGGCATTTCAAGGCTCGATTTCCCTGATAATGAACGCCAATATCAGGCACTGACCCAAAACAAATTGCAGACactggaagaagaagaaacatcaaCGCCAAAATTGACCATAGACCAGAAATGGCAAAATATAACGAACGCCATAGAAAATGCCGCAGCGGAAACTATAGGAAAAGGAAGGAATAACCAGAAGAAAAACCAGTGGTTTGACCAGGAGTACAAACAAAGCTTGCATCAGAAAGCAATCAATAGGCTAGAGTTACTAACACGCCCTACAGATTAG